CATTCATTATCAGCGTTTAATCCAAAGATAATGACATTTTTTTAGAGTTTTGATAAATTTTAATAAAATCGTCTGGATCAACGTCATTATAGAAATACATAATTGGATCTACAGGTTCTCCATTTTTGTGAATTTCGTAATGTAAATGCGCTCCTGTCGATAAACCTGTCGATCCTACATAACCAATCACATCACCTCTTTTCACTTTTTGTCCTCTACGAACTTTCGCACGTGTCATGTGAGCATACAAGCTTTCGTATCCATTTCCGTGTTTTAACACAACCATATTTCCATAACCCGAATTAAATTCAGATACTTTTACAGAACCATCTCCAGTTGCGTAAATTGGCGTTCCTGTAGCGGCAGCAAAGTCTAAACCTTTGTGCATTTTATTCACTTTTAAAATTGGATGAAAACGTGACCCAAAACCGGAAGCCAAACGATTTACATATTTATCTGCAACAGGTTTTAGAACTGGCATTGATGATAAATTCGCATCTTTTACACCCGCCAAACGAAAAACTTCGTCCAATGATTTTGATTCAGCTGCAATTTTTGCAACTAATTTTTCAATGTCTTCAGCTGTATAATTATCAATTTCATTATTTACAGAATCGATATTCTCATTGACACGCATATCATAAATCGTACGATAAATATTGCGATCTTTTTCTTCGATTTCTGTCAAGGCTTCTTCTACTTCTTTAAATTTTTTATGTAACTCTTGGTTTTCATTTTCCATTCTTTCCAGTTCAGCTAATAATTTGCTTTCGCTGTTTTTAAATTTCCCTGCTTTTGAAGCGAACTCAGAATCATTAAAATGATACCCAACCATACCAGCAGATATTGTCGATAAACATAAAAATAGTAAAACGTATAATGCTGTTTTAGGAGTTTTCTTCGCTCTTTTCTTCACCCAACTCATCAAAAATCTCACAGAATTATACTTATAGTTTTTATTTTCCATTACTTAACCAAGCTTTTATTATCTTTGTAAAACGTTTGCAAAGTAACGAATATTGTATGAGCAAACATGTTAATCAAATGATAAAAATAATTTAAATAAATGAAATCCAAAGATATAAGAAAAGAATTTTTGCATTTTTTTGAAACAAAAGGACACTCAATTGTCGACTCTGCACCTATTGTTTTGAAAGACGATCCGACATTAATGTTTAATAATTCGGGTATGGCACAATTCAAAGAATTCTTTTTAGGAAACGGAACTCCAAAAAGTAATCGTATCGCGGATACACAAAAATGTCTTCGTGTTTCTGGTAAACATAATGATTTGGACGATGTAGGAAAAGATACTTACCACCACACGATGTTCGAAATGTTAGGAAACTGGTCTTTTGGTGATTACTTCAAAAAAGAAGCAATTGCTTGGGCATGGGAATTACTAACAGAAAAATACGGAATTTCTAAAGATCAAATCTATGTAACTGTTTTTGAGGGTGACAAAGGTGATGGAACTTCTTTAGATGAAGAAGCATTAGAGCTTTGGAAACAACATATTGCGGAAGACCGAATTCTTTACGGAAATAAAAAAGATAATTTCTGGGAAATGGGTGATATTGGACCATGTGGACCTTGTTCTGAAATTCATATTGACATTCGACCAGAAGCAGATCGTTTAGCTGTTGATGGAAAATCTTTAGTTAATATGGATCATCCACAAGTAATCGAAATTTGGAACTTGGTATTTATGCAATATCAACGCAAAGCTGATGGCTCTTTAGAGTCTTTACCTGCTCGACATATCGATACAGGAATGGGATTTGAGCGTTTGGCAATGGTTTTACAAGGTAAATCATCTAACTACGACACTGATGTTTTCCAACCATTAATCCAAAAATTAGAAGAAATCTCTGGAGTAAAATATGATACAGCTGAAAAAACGGATATTGCAATTCGTGTTGTTGTAGACCATTTACGCGCTGTTTCTTTTGCAATTGCAGACGGACAATTACCTTCTAACACAGGTGCAGGATATGTTATACGCCGTATCTTACGTCGTGCTATTTCTTACGGATACCGTTTTTTAGGTCTTAACGAACCTTTTATCTATAAATTATATCCAATCTTGAAAGCTGAAATGGGTGAATTTTTCCCAGAATTAGTAAAACAAGAAACAATTGTAACAGGAGTTATTCGCGAAGAAGAGGCATCTTTCTTACGTACAATTGAACAAGGATTGAACAGATTAAATCAAATCATCGAGCAATTAGGAGATTCTAAAGTTGTACCTGGTGATGTGGTATTCGAACTGTATGATACTTTCGGTTTCCCTGCAGATTTATCTCGTATTGTTGCAGAAGATCATGGCTTCACAATTGACGAAGCTGGATTTGATGTTGAAATGGCAAAGCAAAAAGAACGTTCGAAAAAAGCAACAGCTTTGGTAACGGATGACTGGGTTATTTTGGATAATGCAGGCAATGAAACTTCTATCGCTTATGATAACACAGAAGCTGAAGTAAAAATTACACGTTACAGAAAAGTAAAAAATAAAAAAGGAGAATTTTTTCAATTGGTATTCAACCAAACGCCTTTCTATGCAGAATCAGGAGGACAAATTGGTGATACTGGATCAATTTCTACGTTAAACGAAACGATAGAAATTATCGATACAAAAAAGGAAAACAATTTAGTTATTCATTTCGTTGAAACTTTACCAGAAAATGTAAATGCTACTTTTAATGCTAAATTAAATGTTGAAAAACGTAACGAAACAACTAAAAATCACTCCGCAACTCACTTAATGCACGAAGCGTTACGCGAAGTTTTAGGAACTCATGTTGAACAAAAAGGTTCTTATGTTGGTGATGATTATTTACGTTTTGACTTTTCTCATTTCTCTAAAATGACAGATGAAGAATTGGCAATTGTTGAGCAAAAAGTAAATGATAAAATTGCAGATGCTTTACCATTAATCGAAAAAAGAGATTGTGATATCAACGAAGCTATCGCTGACGGAGCAATGGCATTATTCGGTGAAAAATACGGTGATAAAGTTCGTGTAATTCGTTTTGGTTCTTCTATCGAGTTATGTGGTGGTACGCATGTAAAAAACACAGCTGATATTCGATTATTCAGAATTTTATCTGAATCTTCTACTGCAGCAGGTATTCGTCGTATCGAAGCAATTACATCTAACAAAGCAATCGAAGCGTACAAAGAGGCGGAGAAAAACTACAATGATGTTCTAGCTGCTCTTAAAACGAAAAATGATGCGGTAAAAGCTGTTCAACATTTATTGGATGAAAATGCTGAATTGAAAAAACAATTAGAATCTTTTGTTGCGCAACAAGCTGCGGCTGAAAAAGCAACTTGGAAAACAGCTGTTCAAACTATCAACGGCGTTAATTTCTTAGCTGTAAAAACAAATTTAGATACAAATGCTGCAAAACAAAATGCAATTGATTTAACAAAAGAAATCGAAAATGCATTTATAGTTGTGGGAACTAATGATACTGTAAAACCATCTATCACCATTTCGATTGCAAAAAATCTTGTGGATGAAAAAGGGTATAATGCAGGGCAAATTGTAAAAGAAATCGCAAAACACATCAACGGTGGTGGAGGTGGACAACCTTTCTTAGCTACTGCAGGTGGTAAAGAGGTTTCTGGATTGGATGCTGCTCTTAAACAAGCAGAAGATTTTGTAAAATAATCTTTTCCGAAAAATAAAAAAAACGACTTGTATTAGACTGCCCCAAAAAAGTTAGACACTTTTGGGGGGCAGTGTATTTTATCTCGCTTTTTTATTAGTCTTTAATTCCATTAAAAATATATTGTAAAATTGGATTAATTTCTGGGTTTTCAAGATGTTTCTTGAAAATTTTTGTGTAATACTTTGGTTTATTAATCATTCTTCGTTCTACTAACTCATCAATCGTATCAATATATTCTACTGATGTTTTACCAATTAATAAATTATCCAAAGAACGTCCTTGATCAACATAGTTCAAAATTGTTTTTAAACCTTTTAAATAAAGCGCATCTTTCGTGAAACCACCACCTCGATACACACGAGTTGACAAATAAAAAGCATCTTCTGCTTGCATTTTATATTCTTCCATCAATGTCATAAATGTTTCGTTGAAAGATTTTCCGTTTGTCAACATATGAACTGCCATTACGCGTAAACCAAGTTCCCTCAATCGGCTATGATTAATAGAATCAGAATAATATTCACTTAAAATCGCTAAACCTTCTTGCGTTAACGTATTAACAGGTAAACCAATGCTAAATATTTTTAATGGTTGATCCAATGCATTCATCGTCGTCACCATGTGTACACCAATTTCGTGTTCAATTAAACCATTTGTAAAACGTTTATCGAATTTTACACCACGCTTAATTACCACTTTTTTCTTGCTGTTAATCACAAGCGCTTTTGATGCAATATCATCCGAAACTTCAATATCAAACTTGAAACCGTAATCATTTGTTGCATTTCTAAATAAATTTACAACTTCTTCTTCGGTATAATCACCTTGTTTATCCATCCTAAATTCAGGACAATACAGAATGAAATTCGCATTTTCGATGTCTTTTTTAGTTGGTTCACCAAAATAACGCAACGAATTGTACAAGAATTTATCTGTCCCAAGATTTGCCAACAAATCTACCTTATCAAAATAGGCATTGATAGTATTCATGTACATGTTTTGAATACTGATATCATTGATTTTTTCGACTTTAATATTCGACAATTTTCGTTTAAATTCGAATGGATCAATATTTAGAGGATTGTACTTAAATTGAGGTTCGTATGTATATTTAGAAGCCAAGAATTTCTTTTTTTCAAACTCTAAGTTTATTGGATTGATAACACTTAACAATTCAAAATTCTGAACCAATTGATACAATTGTTTGTCAATTTTCACCAAATCAGATTCCAATTCGTTGTGCAGAATATTCACTTGTTTTGATCCTACTTTATAGGTTGTTTCTGTTTTTACGAATTCATAAGCATGATTTAAAATTGCCGATTTAAACCCTTCTTTTATTTGATTGATAATTTCGGGGAAAGATTCTCCCGTCAATTCATCACAATAAATTTTAGAAACCTCTGTCGCTAATACCAATGTATTTTTGAAATTAGTTGTCACAAATTCTAACAAATAACCACGTCCGTAAAAAACATCGTTTATAGCCGAATAATTATGAATATTTTCTATTTCAATATTTGCCAATTCATCGCGCCAACTTTCAACATATTTTCCATAACGTTCGTTATCGATACGTTCAGCTCCAATATTAAAAACAGGAACTGGACGATCCCAACGCTTCCAGTTGTAAGAATGAATATCGTATACCAAACACGATTTAAACTTAGATTCGAGCTTACTGATTAAAGCTTGTAAAACTTCGTAAAAAGCATGGTGTTTTGCACTACTTTTTTGTTTTTGAGAAATAGATAAAGGCTCTTTCCAAACTTGTTTTCCCCAAGCTTCTTCGTACACAGCATTTTCTGGACCACGGTTTAAATCGTATTCAAATCGAGAATCACAACCTTGAATTAAGATTGGGAAAGTTTCTACAAACTCGGCTGTATGAGGATCTTCTTCGTACCAACGCTCGTAATTACTCAATAAACATTTTTCTCGAATATCTTCGCGCATTTGTCCACCATCGTGAATGGCAGCACAAACGTAAGGAATGTATTCGTCAATTTTTATTTTGAATGAGTCGTCTTCTGCATAAGCTTCAAATACAATTTCGTTCTCAATATTATCTAATATTTGCTGTATACTTAAGGATTTCATGCTTTAAATTCTTTATATTTCTCCAATAACATTGATACAATTTGTTTCTGTATCTCGTTGTTATTGTTTACATTGTTATGAGGGACAATTCCCCCAGGACTTACGACATTTAATTCAACCATTTTTCCGTTAATCAAATCGATTCCGCAAAAATAAATTCCATCTTCATTTAATTGTTTCCCTATTTTACGGCACAATTCTAATTCATGCTCACTCATATCATGTTTAATTGCAGAACCACCAGCCGAAATATTAGAACGGTGATCACCATCTGCAGGCACACGCATAATAGCGCCAATAGGTTCTCCATTAATCACAATTGCACGAACGTCTCCTTTTTCTGCACCTTCAATATAATTTTGACAAATAATAGGTTGAGAAATTCCAGAATGATTGACATAAAAATCGCAAATCGAGCTTAAGTTACCAATATTTTTTCGTTCGAAAAGAATTACACCTTTACCTCCCATTCCATCTAATGGTTTGATGATAAATTTTTCGAATTTATTTTCTTCAACAAACGATTTAATTAAATCGATATCTTTCGTAATAAGCGTTTGAGGAACAATTGTTTCCTGACCATCATCAAAAGAAGCAGCGTATATTTTGTTATTTGCTTTACGTAAACCAGAAATTTTATTGACGAAAAAAACTTTATCTTCGATCAATTCTAACATGTTCAATAAAAGCGGATCAATTGGTGGATCGGCTCTCATAAAAATCATATCAAACTCGGTTAAATCTTTGATACTACTTTCAAATTTCATGGTGTGATAAAATTCTACACAATCCGTTGTATCTGTAGTAATCATCTTTCTGCAGTTACCTACAACTTTGCCTTTGGCAATAGAGATATCTTTTTTTGTTAAATAGGATACTTCAAAACCACGATCTACGCATTCTTTAATAATTCGCATAGTGGTGTCTTTTCCTGGTTCAACCTTGTCCCAAGGATACATTACGAAGCATATTTTCATATAAATATAAAGGGTATTAAAATCAATGCAATAATAACTAAAAGTTTGATATAAAAAATGCTCTACAAAAAATTATAGAATATTTATTTTTATTCTATGGAAGGTATTGATTTTTAGCAATTAATAAAAGAAAAGGGTGATTGATTTTTCAATTTCAATCACCCTTAGGTTGGTAAACTATAAACTATTTATTTCGTAAACGATCAATTGTTTCCTGAACTTTTGGGTCATCAGCTTTTACACTGTAGTAATTTGCTATTTTTCCATTTTGATCAAGAACCAAATATCTCGGTATCCAATTTAAATCAATCCCTGTGCCAAAATTACCCTTCCAATTGTTTCCTAAGTAAAAGTGTTGACCCTCAATTTGATATTTTTCAATTCCATTTTTCCAAGCATCTTCAGACTTATCCATTGAGAGATAAACAAATGTTACATCAGGATTTTTTTCGTGTAATTTTTTCAACGAGGACATATTTTTGATACAATCTCCACACCAAGTTGCCCATAAATCTATCAAAACAATTTTACCTTTATTGTTCGAAACAATTTTTTCGATGGTTACTGAATTTCCTTCCAAATCAACTACGCTATCTTGTAAAGCTGCTGCAGGAAATTCAGTTTTCATTAGTGTTGGAATTTTCTGAGAAAAGGCATTCATCCCAACAAATAATATTAAAACGCTAATTATTTTTTTCATGATAATTTTTTATCGATTTCATGTCTTTTCAAAACCTATATCAATTTAGTAGATTTTAAAGCGAAGTTAAATATTTATTCCGAATGATTGTAAAAAGATGTAATTTTGTTGCATGCAAAAATATCTGATTATTGGGCTAGGAAATATTGGAGCTCAATACGAAAATACGCGTCATAATATTGGTTTCAAGGTGGTTGAAGAAGTTGCTAAAAAAACTGGAGCAAAATTTTCTCCTTCTAATTTTGGCGATGTAGCACAATTTAAATATAAAGCGAGACCTGTGACGTTATTAAAACCAAATACTTATATGAATTTGAGTGGGGATGCAGTTCGTTTTTGGATGAAAAAAGAAAATATATCGTTAGAAAATATATTTGTCATCACCGATGATTTGAATTTACCATTTGGAACAATTCGTATGCGTGGAAAAGGAAGCGACGGTGGGCACAATGGTTTAAAAGATATACAGAACAAAGTTGGTGGTCAAAATTATGCGAGATTACGCTTTGGTGTAGGAAACGAATTTTCGGAAGGCAGACAAGTTGATTATGTTTTAGGAGAATGGTCAGCAGAAGAAAACGAAAAAATAAATGAACGATTAAATTTTGCTGCAGATGCTGTTTTATCGTTTATTTTTCAAGGATTAAGTAACACAATGAATCAATATAATGGTAAATAAAATTTTAGGAATCGCAATGATTACAGGAACTCTACTTTTAGGGTCTTGTGCAAATAGTTCAACTATAACTCATGAAAAACAAGCTAAAATAGAAGAAATAACTTCTACATTGGACAATGCTTCGGAGGTTATTTTGAAGAACAAAAAGAATGTTTTGTTAGACGTTCGTACACCAGAAGAGTTTGCTGAAGGTCATGTTCCTGGTGCAATTAACATCGATGTAAAAAATCCTAATTTCGAAGAAGAAA
This portion of the Empedobacter stercoris genome encodes:
- a CDS encoding M23 family metallopeptidase, with amino-acid sequence MENKNYKYNSVRFLMSWVKKRAKKTPKTALYVLLFLCLSTISAGMVGYHFNDSEFASKAGKFKNSESKLLAELERMENENQELHKKFKEVEEALTEIEEKDRNIYRTIYDMRVNENIDSVNNEIDNYTAEDIEKLVAKIAAESKSLDEVFRLAGVKDANLSSMPVLKPVADKYVNRLASGFGSRFHPILKVNKMHKGLDFAAATGTPIYATGDGSVKVSEFNSGYGNMVVLKHGNGYESLYAHMTRAKVRRGQKVKRGDVIGYVGSTGLSTGAHLHYEIHKNGEPVDPIMYFYNDVDPDDFIKIYQNSKKMSLSLD
- a CDS encoding TlpA family protein disulfide reductase codes for the protein MKKIISVLILFVGMNAFSQKIPTLMKTEFPAAALQDSVVDLEGNSVTIEKIVSNNKGKIVLIDLWATWCGDCIKNMSSLKKLHEKNPDVTFVYLSMDKSEDAWKNGIEKYQIEGQHFYLGNNWKGNFGTGIDLNWIPRYLVLDQNGKIANYYSVKADDPKVQETIDRLRNK
- the pth gene encoding aminoacyl-tRNA hydrolase, which translates into the protein MQKYLIIGLGNIGAQYENTRHNIGFKVVEEVAKKTGAKFSPSNFGDVAQFKYKARPVTLLKPNTYMNLSGDAVRFWMKKENISLENIFVITDDLNLPFGTIRMRGKGSDGGHNGLKDIQNKVGGQNYARLRFGVGNEFSEGRQVDYVLGEWSAEENEKINERLNFAADAVLSFIFQGLSNTMNQYNGK
- a CDS encoding rhodanese-like domain-containing protein; this encodes MVNKILGIAMITGTLLLGSCANSSTITHEKQAKIEEITSTLDNASEVILKNKKNVLLDVRTPEEFAEGHVPGAINIDVKNPNFEEEIQKLDPKKNYYIYCKSGVRAKLATEKMQEKGFSNANNFKDGMSTYKGTVAK
- a CDS encoding flavohemoglobin expression-modulating QEGLA motif protein, which gives rise to MKSLSIQQILDNIENEIVFEAYAEDDSFKIKIDEYIPYVCAAIHDGGQMREDIREKCLLSNYERWYEEDPHTAEFVETFPILIQGCDSRFEYDLNRGPENAVYEEAWGKQVWKEPLSISQKQKSSAKHHAFYEVLQALISKLESKFKSCLVYDIHSYNWKRWDRPVPVFNIGAERIDNERYGKYVESWRDELANIEIENIHNYSAINDVFYGRGYLLEFVTTNFKNTLVLATEVSKIYCDELTGESFPEIINQIKEGFKSAILNHAYEFVKTETTYKVGSKQVNILHNELESDLVKIDKQLYQLVQNFELLSVINPINLEFEKKKFLASKYTYEPQFKYNPLNIDPFEFKRKLSNIKVEKINDISIQNMYMNTINAYFDKVDLLANLGTDKFLYNSLRYFGEPTKKDIENANFILYCPEFRMDKQGDYTEEEVVNLFRNATNDYGFKFDIEVSDDIASKALVINSKKKVVIKRGVKFDKRFTNGLIEHEIGVHMVTTMNALDQPLKIFSIGLPVNTLTQEGLAILSEYYSDSINHSRLRELGLRVMAVHMLTNGKSFNETFMTLMEEYKMQAEDAFYLSTRVYRGGGFTKDALYLKGLKTILNYVDQGRSLDNLLIGKTSVEYIDTIDELVERRMINKPKYYTKIFKKHLENPEINPILQYIFNGIKD
- the alaS gene encoding alanine--tRNA ligase; this translates as MKSKDIRKEFLHFFETKGHSIVDSAPIVLKDDPTLMFNNSGMAQFKEFFLGNGTPKSNRIADTQKCLRVSGKHNDLDDVGKDTYHHTMFEMLGNWSFGDYFKKEAIAWAWELLTEKYGISKDQIYVTVFEGDKGDGTSLDEEALELWKQHIAEDRILYGNKKDNFWEMGDIGPCGPCSEIHIDIRPEADRLAVDGKSLVNMDHPQVIEIWNLVFMQYQRKADGSLESLPARHIDTGMGFERLAMVLQGKSSNYDTDVFQPLIQKLEEISGVKYDTAEKTDIAIRVVVDHLRAVSFAIADGQLPSNTGAGYVIRRILRRAISYGYRFLGLNEPFIYKLYPILKAEMGEFFPELVKQETIVTGVIREEEASFLRTIEQGLNRLNQIIEQLGDSKVVPGDVVFELYDTFGFPADLSRIVAEDHGFTIDEAGFDVEMAKQKERSKKATALVTDDWVILDNAGNETSIAYDNTEAEVKITRYRKVKNKKGEFFQLVFNQTPFYAESGGQIGDTGSISTLNETIEIIDTKKENNLVIHFVETLPENVNATFNAKLNVEKRNETTKNHSATHLMHEALREVLGTHVEQKGSYVGDDYLRFDFSHFSKMTDEELAIVEQKVNDKIADALPLIEKRDCDINEAIADGAMALFGEKYGDKVRVIRFGSSIELCGGTHVKNTADIRLFRILSESSTAAGIRRIEAITSNKAIEAYKEAEKNYNDVLAALKTKNDAVKAVQHLLDENAELKKQLESFVAQQAAAEKATWKTAVQTINGVNFLAVKTNLDTNAAKQNAIDLTKEIENAFIVVGTNDTVKPSITISIAKNLVDEKGYNAGQIVKEIAKHINGGGGGQPFLATAGGKEVSGLDAALKQAEDFVK
- a CDS encoding ATP-grasp domain-containing protein, with amino-acid sequence MYPWDKVEPGKDTTMRIIKECVDRGFEVSYLTKKDISIAKGKVVGNCRKMITTDTTDCVEFYHTMKFESSIKDLTEFDMIFMRADPPIDPLLLNMLELIEDKVFFVNKISGLRKANNKIYAASFDDGQETIVPQTLITKDIDLIKSFVEENKFEKFIIKPLDGMGGKGVILFERKNIGNLSSICDFYVNHSGISQPIICQNYIEGAEKGDVRAIVINGEPIGAIMRVPADGDHRSNISAGGSAIKHDMSEHELELCRKIGKQLNEDGIYFCGIDLINGKMVELNVVSPGGIVPHNNVNNNNEIQKQIVSMLLEKYKEFKA